Proteins encoded in a region of the Streptomyces violaceoruber genome:
- a CDS encoding TetR/AcrR family transcriptional regulator — protein sequence MPDQPSHNPAEHTTGEAPAPDALRADARRNRERVLEAAREVFSARGVDAPMSAVARRAGVGVATLYRRFPTRSSLVAAAFDDQLTVCAAAFDEALADPDPGHGLYTLLRKVCTTLVTDRGFETVFMAGFPASLDYDRERACAEERLAHLVRRARDAGRLREDFSPADIPLLLLAVSGLASQPPETAVPAAHRLLTYLFQSFQADPPPRPAPLPPAPTLDLSGLHRPAERP from the coding sequence ACCAGCCCTCTCACAACCCCGCGGAGCACACCACCGGGGAGGCTCCGGCGCCGGACGCGCTGCGGGCCGATGCCCGCCGCAACCGCGAACGCGTCCTGGAGGCCGCGCGCGAGGTCTTCTCCGCCCGGGGCGTCGACGCCCCGATGAGCGCGGTCGCCCGCCGGGCGGGCGTCGGCGTGGCCACCCTCTACCGCCGCTTCCCCACCCGCTCGTCCCTCGTGGCCGCGGCCTTCGACGACCAGCTCACCGTGTGCGCGGCCGCGTTCGACGAGGCCCTGGCCGACCCCGACCCGGGACACGGCCTGTACACGCTCCTGCGGAAGGTGTGCACCACGCTGGTCACCGACCGCGGCTTCGAGACGGTGTTCATGGCCGGTTTCCCGGCGTCCCTGGACTACGACCGGGAACGCGCCTGCGCCGAGGAGCGCCTGGCCCACCTGGTCCGGCGCGCCCGCGACGCGGGCCGGCTCCGCGAGGACTTCTCCCCCGCCGACATCCCCCTGCTCCTCCTGGCCGTGAGCGGCCTGGCCTCCCAGCCCCCCGAGACCGCCGTCCCCGCCGCCCACCGCCTCCTGACCTACCTCTTCCAGTCCTTCCAGGCCGACCCGCCGCCCCGCCCGGCCCCCCTGCCGCCCGCCCCGACGCTGGACCTGAGCGGGCTGCACCGGCCGGCGGAGCGCCCGTGA